From Fundulus heteroclitus isolate FHET01 chromosome 14, MU-UCD_Fhet_4.1, whole genome shotgun sequence, the proteins below share one genomic window:
- the ppargc1a gene encoding peroxisome proliferator-activated receptor gamma coactivator 1-alpha isoform X4, producing MAWDRCNQDSVWTELECAALVGEDQPLCPDLPELDLSELDVSDLDADSFLGGLKWYSDQSEIISAQYGNEASNLFEKIDEENEANLLAVLTETLDSIPVDEDGLPSFEALADGDVTNASDRSCPSSPDASPDTPEPEEPSLLKKLLLAPANSQLSYNQYTGGKAKNHAASSNHRIRPPPAVVKTESPWNGKARGGSGQQNRPVRRPCTELLKYLTATDDILLHTKASDAKSAWGGPSSREKSSLGLGASSSSSSPSASSTSSFSSLSSTSSTSSSTTSKKKSAVPSQQQQQQQQSPQQHHQRGESRAAGECIVAGHGAGKWQRCSHDDGVEDSKGASVPVGRRTYTCGHARPKQEHGPPNEEGRPPGDVGRLAAAKFISDHKGSPFENKTIERTLSVEIAGTPGLTPPTTPPHKASQENPFKASLKTKLSSCCSSALTCKRARLSELGAGALAPAPGASAGGPARKGPEQTELYAQLSKASTALPYAIAQRALVGGLEGMFSTGNTKRAAGRDGHSDHDYCQALAAGKKNGGTAAVSMAASVEMTFAPGATSTGKVDNRHVECMDSAMSTSFLSSSCSTSSSSLSHLTKEQNFAPVDGDPCRVRGLGERTLPQTTQILTQGTTAVRDQLQLSATSRKPLCDQEIRAELNKHFGPPLQALYTQGEQERDESSKPNKPTTPRSPEGGEIDFYSQRLGSSYLHPGLLSFHDELELDEGRESRFVFPWEGTPLDLLFDCSPHSPSCSPPSTCSPSRGSVSPPSSLLLSPGRPFCWTGSGSRSRSRSHSGSRSSSSRHRRRSLSSSPDRRPSSWSHHSSDLNAARSRIHKSPHPQPRSLLSRRPRYDSYEEYQHERLKREEYRLDYEKREFERAEQREKQRQKAIEERRVVYVGRLRSDCSRSELKRRFEVFGEIEECAVNLRDDGDNFGFIMYRYTCDAFAALENGHALRRSNEPQFELCFDGQKQLCKSQYTDLDSHSDDFDPTSTKSKYDSMDFDSLLREAQCSLRR from the exons AAGATAGATGAAGAAAATGAGGCCAACTTACTGGCAGTGCTTACAGAGACCCTGGACAGCATCCCGGTGGATGAGGACGGACTGCCTTCGTTTGAGGCCCTGGCAGATGGGGACGTGACCAATGCCAGTGACCGGAGCTGTCCCTCCTCCCCAGACGCCTCACCTGACACCCCAGAGCCTGAGGAACCTTCTTTG CTGAAGAAGCTCCTTCTGGCGCCCGCAAACTCCCAGCTCAGCTATAATCAATACACAGGTGGCAAGGCAAAGAACCATGCAGCCAGCAGCAACCACCGGATCAGACCACCACCTGCCGTCGTCAAG ACGGAGAGCCCCTGGAATGGCAAAGCAAGAGGGGGCTCCGGCCAACAAAATCGCCCGGTGAGGCGGCCTTGCACTGAGCTGCTCAAATACCTAACAGCCACTGATGACATCCTGCTCCACACCAAAGCCAGCGATGCCAAGAGCGCCTGGGGGGGTCCCAGTAGCAGGGAAAAGAGTAGCCTGGGTCTCGGTGCCTCATCCTCGTCCTCGTCGCCATCCGCTTCATCCACCTCCTCGTTTTCCTCCCTGTCTTCCACTTCTTCCACCTCTTCGTCGACCACCTCCAAGAAGAAGTCAGCTGTGCCAtctcaacagcagcagcagcagcagcagtcgcCGCAGCAGCATCACCAGCGAGGTGAGAGCCGGGCTGCAGGCGAGTGTATTGTGGCTGGTCATGGGGCTGGGAAATGGCAGCGTTGCTCGCACGATGACGGGGTTGAGGATTCGAAGGGTGCCTCTGTCCCCGTTGGTCGCAGAACCTACACCTGCGGCCACGCCCGCCCCAAACAGGAGCACGGGCCGCCCAATGAAGAAGGAAGGCCGCCAGGCGATGTTGGCCGCCTGGCCGCCGCTAAGTTCATTAG TGACCACAAAGGATCACCCTTTGAGAACAAAACCATTGAACGCACATTAAGCGTGGAGATTGCTGGAACCCCAG GTCTGACACCACCTACCACGCCTCCACACAAAGCCAGTCAAGAGAATCCTTTCAAAGCATCTCTGAAAACCAAGTTGTCCTCGTGTTGCTCCTCGGCCTTGACGTGCAAAAGAGCCAGGCTGAGTGAGTTGGGCGCCGGTGCTTTGGCCCCGGCCCCAGGTGCCTCAGCCGGGGGCCCCGCCAGGAAGGGTCCTGAACAGACTGAGCTCTATGCGCAGCTAAGCAAAGCATCCACCGCCCTCCCTTACGCCATTGCTCAACGTGCGCTGGTGGGCGGCCTTGAGGGGATGTTCAGCACTGGCAACACTAAGAGGGCCGCTGGGCGGGATGGCCACAGCGACCATGACTATTGCCAAGCATTGGCTGCTGGTAAGAAGAATGGGGGCACAGCCGCTGTTTCCATGGCTGCATCTGTGGAAATGACATTCGCCCCAGGTGCCACTTCCACTGGCAAGGTGGATAACAGGCACGTTGAATGTATGGACTCAGCCATGTCAACATCGTTTTTATCATCATCTTGTTCTACATCATCATCCTCGCTTAGTCATTTAACTAAAGAGCAGAATTTTGCCCCCGTGGATGGAGACCCTTGCCGTGTCAGAGGCTTAGGGGAGCGTACCCTTCCACAAACCACTCAGATCCTCACACAGGGCACCACTGCTGTTAGGGACCAACTGCAACTTTCTGCCACCAGCCGGAAGCCCCTGTGCGACCAGGAAATCAGAGCAGAACTCAACAAGCACTTTGGCCCTCCCCTACAAGCCCTCTATACTCAGGGTGAGCAGGAGAGAGATGAAAGCAGTAAACCAAACAAGCCTACAACCCCCCGGTCGCCCGAGGGGGGAGAGATTGACTTTTACTCCCAGAGGCTGGGATCCAGCTACCTGCACCCAGGGTTACTGTCCTTTCATGACGAGCTGGAGCTGGACGAGGGCCGTGAGAGTCGCTTCGTCTTTCCTTGGGAAGGCACCCCCCTGGACCTACTCTTTGACTGCTCTCCCCATTCCCCCTCTTGTTCCCCACCATCCACTTGCTCCCCTTCACGAGGTTCCGTCTCCCCTCCGTCTTCCCTTCTCCTGTCACCTGGCCGACCGTTCTGTTGGACAGGCAGCGGGTCCCGTTCCCGCTCTCGGTCCCACTCCGGCTCCCGCAGCTCTTCATCACGACACCGCAGGCGCTCTCTGTCCAGCTCACCAGACAGACGTCCCTCGTCTTG GTCTCATCATAGCTCCGATCTGAATGCTGCCCGCTCCAGAATCCATAAGAGCCCCCACCCTCAGCCTCGATCTCTGCTCAGCCGCAGGCCCAG GTACGACAGCTACGAGGAGTACCAGCACGAGAGGCTTAAGAGGGAGGAGTACCGCCTGGACTACGAGAAGCGGGAGTTTGAAAGGGCCGAGCAGAGGGAGAAGCAAAGGCAAAAAGCAATA GAGGAGAGACGGGTGGTGTACGTGGGGCGACTGAGGTCCGACTGCAGCCGATCGGAGCTGAAGCGCCGCTTTGAAGTCTTTGGGGAAATTGAAGAATGTGCAGTGAACCTGAGGGATGATGG GGACAATTTTGGCTTCATCATGTACCGCTACACCTGTGACGCCTTTGCCGCCCTTGAGAACGGACACGCCCTGCGCAGGTCGAACGAGCCTCAGTTCGAGTTGTGTTTCGACGGACAAAAGCAGCTCTGCAAATCCCAATACACAGACTTGG ACTCCCATTCGGACGACTTTGATCCCACTTCCACGAAGAGCAAGTATGACTCCATGGATTTTGACAGCTTGCTGCGAGAGGCCCAGTGCAGCCTGCGAAGGTAA
- the ppargc1a gene encoding peroxisome proliferator-activated receptor gamma coactivator 1-alpha isoform X6, whose protein sequence is MAWDRCNQDSVWTELECAALVGEDQPLCPDLPELDLSELDVSDLDADSFLGGLKWYSDQSEIISAQYGNEASNLFEIDEENEANLLAVLTETLDSIPVDEDGLPSFEALADGDVTNASDRSCPSSPDASPDTPEPEEPSLLKKLLLAPANSQLSYNQYTGGKAKNHAASSNHRIRPPPAVVKTESPWNGKARGGSGQQNRPVRRPCTELLKYLTATDDILLHTKASDAKSAWGGPSSREKSSLGLGASSSSSSPSASSTSSFSSLSSTSSTSSSTTSKKKSAVPSQQQQQQQQSPQQHHQRAKPTTLPLPLTPESPNDHKGSPFENKTIERTLSVEIAGTPGLTPPTTPPHKASQENPFKASLKTKLSSCCSSALTCKRARLSELGAGALAPAPGASAGGPARKGPEQTELYAQLSKASTALPYAIAQRALVGGLEGMFSTGNTKRAAGRDGHSDHDYCQALAAGKKNGGTAAVSMAASVEMTFAPGATSTGKVDNRHVECMDSAMSTSFLSSSCSTSSSSLSHLTKEQNFAPVDGDPCRVRGLGERTLPQTTQILTQGTTAVRDQLQLSATSRKPLCDQEIRAELNKHFGPPLQALYTQGEQERDESSKPNKPTTPRSPEGGEIDFYSQRLGSSYLHPGLLSFHDELELDEGRESRFVFPWEGTPLDLLFDCSPHSPSCSPPSTCSPSRGSVSPPSSLLLSPGRPFCWTGSGSRSRSRSHSGSRSSSSRHRRRSLSSSPDRRPSSWSHHSSDLNAARSRIHKSPHPQPRSLLSRRPRYDSYEEYQHERLKREEYRLDYEKREFERAEQREKQRQKAIEERRVVYVGRLRSDCSRSELKRRFEVFGEIEECAVNLRDDGDNFGFIMYRYTCDAFAALENGHALRRSNEPQFELCFDGQKQLCKSQYTDLDSHSDDFDPTSTKSKYDSMDFDSLLREAQCSLRR, encoded by the exons ATAGATGAAGAAAATGAGGCCAACTTACTGGCAGTGCTTACAGAGACCCTGGACAGCATCCCGGTGGATGAGGACGGACTGCCTTCGTTTGAGGCCCTGGCAGATGGGGACGTGACCAATGCCAGTGACCGGAGCTGTCCCTCCTCCCCAGACGCCTCACCTGACACCCCAGAGCCTGAGGAACCTTCTTTG CTGAAGAAGCTCCTTCTGGCGCCCGCAAACTCCCAGCTCAGCTATAATCAATACACAGGTGGCAAGGCAAAGAACCATGCAGCCAGCAGCAACCACCGGATCAGACCACCACCTGCCGTCGTCAAG ACGGAGAGCCCCTGGAATGGCAAAGCAAGAGGGGGCTCCGGCCAACAAAATCGCCCGGTGAGGCGGCCTTGCACTGAGCTGCTCAAATACCTAACAGCCACTGATGACATCCTGCTCCACACCAAAGCCAGCGATGCCAAGAGCGCCTGGGGGGGTCCCAGTAGCAGGGAAAAGAGTAGCCTGGGTCTCGGTGCCTCATCCTCGTCCTCGTCGCCATCCGCTTCATCCACCTCCTCGTTTTCCTCCCTGTCTTCCACTTCTTCCACCTCTTCGTCGACCACCTCCAAGAAGAAGTCAGCTGTGCCAtctcaacagcagcagcagcagcagcagtcgcCGCAGCAGCATCACCAGCGAG CCAAACCAACCACCTTGCCACTTCCTTTGACCCCAGAGTCTCCAAA TGACCACAAAGGATCACCCTTTGAGAACAAAACCATTGAACGCACATTAAGCGTGGAGATTGCTGGAACCCCAG GTCTGACACCACCTACCACGCCTCCACACAAAGCCAGTCAAGAGAATCCTTTCAAAGCATCTCTGAAAACCAAGTTGTCCTCGTGTTGCTCCTCGGCCTTGACGTGCAAAAGAGCCAGGCTGAGTGAGTTGGGCGCCGGTGCTTTGGCCCCGGCCCCAGGTGCCTCAGCCGGGGGCCCCGCCAGGAAGGGTCCTGAACAGACTGAGCTCTATGCGCAGCTAAGCAAAGCATCCACCGCCCTCCCTTACGCCATTGCTCAACGTGCGCTGGTGGGCGGCCTTGAGGGGATGTTCAGCACTGGCAACACTAAGAGGGCCGCTGGGCGGGATGGCCACAGCGACCATGACTATTGCCAAGCATTGGCTGCTGGTAAGAAGAATGGGGGCACAGCCGCTGTTTCCATGGCTGCATCTGTGGAAATGACATTCGCCCCAGGTGCCACTTCCACTGGCAAGGTGGATAACAGGCACGTTGAATGTATGGACTCAGCCATGTCAACATCGTTTTTATCATCATCTTGTTCTACATCATCATCCTCGCTTAGTCATTTAACTAAAGAGCAGAATTTTGCCCCCGTGGATGGAGACCCTTGCCGTGTCAGAGGCTTAGGGGAGCGTACCCTTCCACAAACCACTCAGATCCTCACACAGGGCACCACTGCTGTTAGGGACCAACTGCAACTTTCTGCCACCAGCCGGAAGCCCCTGTGCGACCAGGAAATCAGAGCAGAACTCAACAAGCACTTTGGCCCTCCCCTACAAGCCCTCTATACTCAGGGTGAGCAGGAGAGAGATGAAAGCAGTAAACCAAACAAGCCTACAACCCCCCGGTCGCCCGAGGGGGGAGAGATTGACTTTTACTCCCAGAGGCTGGGATCCAGCTACCTGCACCCAGGGTTACTGTCCTTTCATGACGAGCTGGAGCTGGACGAGGGCCGTGAGAGTCGCTTCGTCTTTCCTTGGGAAGGCACCCCCCTGGACCTACTCTTTGACTGCTCTCCCCATTCCCCCTCTTGTTCCCCACCATCCACTTGCTCCCCTTCACGAGGTTCCGTCTCCCCTCCGTCTTCCCTTCTCCTGTCACCTGGCCGACCGTTCTGTTGGACAGGCAGCGGGTCCCGTTCCCGCTCTCGGTCCCACTCCGGCTCCCGCAGCTCTTCATCACGACACCGCAGGCGCTCTCTGTCCAGCTCACCAGACAGACGTCCCTCGTCTTG GTCTCATCATAGCTCCGATCTGAATGCTGCCCGCTCCAGAATCCATAAGAGCCCCCACCCTCAGCCTCGATCTCTGCTCAGCCGCAGGCCCAG GTACGACAGCTACGAGGAGTACCAGCACGAGAGGCTTAAGAGGGAGGAGTACCGCCTGGACTACGAGAAGCGGGAGTTTGAAAGGGCCGAGCAGAGGGAGAAGCAAAGGCAAAAAGCAATA GAGGAGAGACGGGTGGTGTACGTGGGGCGACTGAGGTCCGACTGCAGCCGATCGGAGCTGAAGCGCCGCTTTGAAGTCTTTGGGGAAATTGAAGAATGTGCAGTGAACCTGAGGGATGATGG GGACAATTTTGGCTTCATCATGTACCGCTACACCTGTGACGCCTTTGCCGCCCTTGAGAACGGACACGCCCTGCGCAGGTCGAACGAGCCTCAGTTCGAGTTGTGTTTCGACGGACAAAAGCAGCTCTGCAAATCCCAATACACAGACTTGG ACTCCCATTCGGACGACTTTGATCCCACTTCCACGAAGAGCAAGTATGACTCCATGGATTTTGACAGCTTGCTGCGAGAGGCCCAGTGCAGCCTGCGAAGGTAA
- the ppargc1a gene encoding peroxisome proliferator-activated receptor gamma coactivator 1-alpha isoform X5: MAWDRCNQDSVWTELECAALVGEDQPLCPDLPELDLSELDVSDLDADSFLGGLKWYSDQSEIISAQYGNEASNLFEKIDEENEANLLAVLTETLDSIPVDEDGLPSFEALADGDVTNASDRSCPSSPDASPDTPEPEEPSLLKKLLLAPANSQLSYNQYTGGKAKNHAASSNHRIRPPPAVVKTESPWNGKARGGSGQQNRPVRRPCTELLKYLTATDDILLHTKASDAKSAWGGPSSREKSSLGLGASSSSSSPSASSTSSFSSLSSTSSTSSSTTSKKKSAVPSQQQQQQQQSPQQHHQRAKPTTLPLPLTPESPNDHKGSPFENKTIERTLSVEIAGTPGLTPPTTPPHKASQENPFKASLKTKLSSCCSSALTCKRARLSELGAGALAPAPGASAGGPARKGPEQTELYAQLSKASTALPYAIAQRALVGGLEGMFSTGNTKRAAGRDGHSDHDYCQALAAGKKNGGTAAVSMAASVEMTFAPGATSTGKVDNRHVECMDSAMSTSFLSSSCSTSSSSLSHLTKEQNFAPVDGDPCRVRGLGERTLPQTTQILTQGTTAVRDQLQLSATSRKPLCDQEIRAELNKHFGPPLQALYTQGEQERDESSKPNKPTTPRSPEGGEIDFYSQRLGSSYLHPGLLSFHDELELDEGRESRFVFPWEGTPLDLLFDCSPHSPSCSPPSTCSPSRGSVSPPSSLLLSPGRPFCWTGSGSRSRSRSHSGSRSSSSRHRRRSLSSSPDRRPSSWSHHSSDLNAARSRIHKSPHPQPRSLLSRRPRYDSYEEYQHERLKREEYRLDYEKREFERAEQREKQRQKAIEERRVVYVGRLRSDCSRSELKRRFEVFGEIEECAVNLRDDGDNFGFIMYRYTCDAFAALENGHALRRSNEPQFELCFDGQKQLCKSQYTDLDSHSDDFDPTSTKSKYDSMDFDSLLREAQCSLRR, from the exons AAGATAGATGAAGAAAATGAGGCCAACTTACTGGCAGTGCTTACAGAGACCCTGGACAGCATCCCGGTGGATGAGGACGGACTGCCTTCGTTTGAGGCCCTGGCAGATGGGGACGTGACCAATGCCAGTGACCGGAGCTGTCCCTCCTCCCCAGACGCCTCACCTGACACCCCAGAGCCTGAGGAACCTTCTTTG CTGAAGAAGCTCCTTCTGGCGCCCGCAAACTCCCAGCTCAGCTATAATCAATACACAGGTGGCAAGGCAAAGAACCATGCAGCCAGCAGCAACCACCGGATCAGACCACCACCTGCCGTCGTCAAG ACGGAGAGCCCCTGGAATGGCAAAGCAAGAGGGGGCTCCGGCCAACAAAATCGCCCGGTGAGGCGGCCTTGCACTGAGCTGCTCAAATACCTAACAGCCACTGATGACATCCTGCTCCACACCAAAGCCAGCGATGCCAAGAGCGCCTGGGGGGGTCCCAGTAGCAGGGAAAAGAGTAGCCTGGGTCTCGGTGCCTCATCCTCGTCCTCGTCGCCATCCGCTTCATCCACCTCCTCGTTTTCCTCCCTGTCTTCCACTTCTTCCACCTCTTCGTCGACCACCTCCAAGAAGAAGTCAGCTGTGCCAtctcaacagcagcagcagcagcagcagtcgcCGCAGCAGCATCACCAGCGAG CCAAACCAACCACCTTGCCACTTCCTTTGACCCCAGAGTCTCCAAA TGACCACAAAGGATCACCCTTTGAGAACAAAACCATTGAACGCACATTAAGCGTGGAGATTGCTGGAACCCCAG GTCTGACACCACCTACCACGCCTCCACACAAAGCCAGTCAAGAGAATCCTTTCAAAGCATCTCTGAAAACCAAGTTGTCCTCGTGTTGCTCCTCGGCCTTGACGTGCAAAAGAGCCAGGCTGAGTGAGTTGGGCGCCGGTGCTTTGGCCCCGGCCCCAGGTGCCTCAGCCGGGGGCCCCGCCAGGAAGGGTCCTGAACAGACTGAGCTCTATGCGCAGCTAAGCAAAGCATCCACCGCCCTCCCTTACGCCATTGCTCAACGTGCGCTGGTGGGCGGCCTTGAGGGGATGTTCAGCACTGGCAACACTAAGAGGGCCGCTGGGCGGGATGGCCACAGCGACCATGACTATTGCCAAGCATTGGCTGCTGGTAAGAAGAATGGGGGCACAGCCGCTGTTTCCATGGCTGCATCTGTGGAAATGACATTCGCCCCAGGTGCCACTTCCACTGGCAAGGTGGATAACAGGCACGTTGAATGTATGGACTCAGCCATGTCAACATCGTTTTTATCATCATCTTGTTCTACATCATCATCCTCGCTTAGTCATTTAACTAAAGAGCAGAATTTTGCCCCCGTGGATGGAGACCCTTGCCGTGTCAGAGGCTTAGGGGAGCGTACCCTTCCACAAACCACTCAGATCCTCACACAGGGCACCACTGCTGTTAGGGACCAACTGCAACTTTCTGCCACCAGCCGGAAGCCCCTGTGCGACCAGGAAATCAGAGCAGAACTCAACAAGCACTTTGGCCCTCCCCTACAAGCCCTCTATACTCAGGGTGAGCAGGAGAGAGATGAAAGCAGTAAACCAAACAAGCCTACAACCCCCCGGTCGCCCGAGGGGGGAGAGATTGACTTTTACTCCCAGAGGCTGGGATCCAGCTACCTGCACCCAGGGTTACTGTCCTTTCATGACGAGCTGGAGCTGGACGAGGGCCGTGAGAGTCGCTTCGTCTTTCCTTGGGAAGGCACCCCCCTGGACCTACTCTTTGACTGCTCTCCCCATTCCCCCTCTTGTTCCCCACCATCCACTTGCTCCCCTTCACGAGGTTCCGTCTCCCCTCCGTCTTCCCTTCTCCTGTCACCTGGCCGACCGTTCTGTTGGACAGGCAGCGGGTCCCGTTCCCGCTCTCGGTCCCACTCCGGCTCCCGCAGCTCTTCATCACGACACCGCAGGCGCTCTCTGTCCAGCTCACCAGACAGACGTCCCTCGTCTTG GTCTCATCATAGCTCCGATCTGAATGCTGCCCGCTCCAGAATCCATAAGAGCCCCCACCCTCAGCCTCGATCTCTGCTCAGCCGCAGGCCCAG GTACGACAGCTACGAGGAGTACCAGCACGAGAGGCTTAAGAGGGAGGAGTACCGCCTGGACTACGAGAAGCGGGAGTTTGAAAGGGCCGAGCAGAGGGAGAAGCAAAGGCAAAAAGCAATA GAGGAGAGACGGGTGGTGTACGTGGGGCGACTGAGGTCCGACTGCAGCCGATCGGAGCTGAAGCGCCGCTTTGAAGTCTTTGGGGAAATTGAAGAATGTGCAGTGAACCTGAGGGATGATGG GGACAATTTTGGCTTCATCATGTACCGCTACACCTGTGACGCCTTTGCCGCCCTTGAGAACGGACACGCCCTGCGCAGGTCGAACGAGCCTCAGTTCGAGTTGTGTTTCGACGGACAAAAGCAGCTCTGCAAATCCCAATACACAGACTTGG ACTCCCATTCGGACGACTTTGATCCCACTTCCACGAAGAGCAAGTATGACTCCATGGATTTTGACAGCTTGCTGCGAGAGGCCCAGTGCAGCCTGCGAAGGTAA